A window of Desulfonatronovibrio magnus genomic DNA:
ATCAGCAAAGATTGTGTGTTTTGGAGTGATGACCATCCCTGGCAGTTGTGGTTTTTGAATATGGGCAGGGTTGTTAAGGATACTGAACTCAAAAAGGCCTTCTGGAACAAATCTTTAGATATCTGCCTGAGATCTTTCCCCACCATAAAAATCATGGGGCTTATGCCCTTGTCCAGACTGTATGAACTTAGCCTGGTAGCGAATAATGTTCTTGAACAGGCATATAAAGCAATAATCACAGACTGCAAAGATTCGGGATTAAACAGGGAACACTTTGAGCCCCTGTGGATGGTCAAGTGGGATGAAGGCCTGTCAATGGTTTACAGGGAAACTGGCAGGTATTTTCCTTTCAGTTACAGGTAAGAGAAGGGAACATTACGCTTTTCGGAAAACTATAAATTCCAGCTGCATGTCATAGCTGTTTTGGAGTTAAAACCCGATTCTGACCGTGTTGCACGGGGACTGTCCCTGGCTTCGGGACTGTCCCCAATTAACTTTTCAGAAAAGCGTAATGCTCCTGTAAGAAGGCAAAACGCTGTGAGTATAGGTTGAAACTGGCTGACAGACTTTGGAAGTATAGCCTGATCCATTTGCTTTTTAAAAAAAAATTAACTGTTAAGCGCAATCGAATAAAAAGATATGGACCCAGGATCCGTCATCCCGGCCTCGATCCAGGACCGGGGTGACGGTTAAGCCAGACAGTTGTCCTTTTTTAGTCATTCCGGCGAAAGCCGGAATCCAGGGTATTATAATAGCCTTAAAGTAGAGGTGGCGAACAGTTGTAAAAAATTACTCGAGCAGATCCATGTTCGTATCTGTTTTACTTTTCAAAAAAAGCAATCCACAGCACATATAAAATTATGGCCAGGGCCAGGGTTTCGAGGAAAAACATGGTTTTGGTTTGCCTTTTTTCTAATCATTTAAAAATAAAACAATGCAGCTAAACATAAAAATGTTCAAAATTTTAGCCATTTACGTACTACAAGAGAGGCTTTTGCCGTGATAAAGGTTTAAGCAGATTAATAATCTCATCTGAAAAAATGACCGTATGAGACCAAGAAAAAAATGTCGCTCTAATCATCGCTGAGTTATTGTAAATCCAGCTCACCTAACAGAACGTCCAGCTTCTGAATCCATGGTTTATTATTTTTTCTGGCATTTTTGTAGGATTTACCTAAAGCTTTTGCAGCATCCAACAGTAATTTTGCCATTTCAGTCTTTAATTTTTCATCGTCATGTATTTTGATTCTGTTAATAAACTCATCGATTGAACCGCTAAGCCCCGTTCCTGCCTGCTTGAGAATGGACTGAAATTCGCCAATAACATCAGCTCTGATCTCTTCCTTGGGTCGAGCTTTAACCTGGGGCTCATGTGAAGCTGCATGAGACTTGATCATGCCTTCCTTTATATTGGATGTAGTGTTGCTCACTGATTGCAATCCTGCCTGGTGGAAAGATTTTTCAACTTGCCTTGAAATCATAACCCAGCCAAGGGGCAAACAGGGAGTCCCTTCCTGGTCAAGGGCAAGTCTGCGAGTTTTAGGGTAAGGCATATTGTGTTTGCAAAGATTATACTGTTTCCTTGCCTGGGCAGCCATTCCTTCATCCATCCAATCACCGGTCATGCCTTTCCAGCCGCTACCCCAGGAGATCCTGGTAATAAACCCCTGGTCAGAAGACATCGCTTTGATCCGGTCACATAGATTTTGGTAAAATACTGCAGTCCCTTTCCCGGCTGGGCTGTATTTTTCAAAAAATTCTTTTTCTGATAAAGCAATCCTCAGACTATGTTGATTAAGCAGTGAGTATGTTTTTTCAACATCGAGCGATGGATTAAAGGATGGCATACGAGCTTTTTTTCTTAACTCGTTGTCTGCCAGAAGACCATCCATTGACAGGCAGGCAGTAATAGTTGTGCCTGCCTCCAGTGTTTCCACATAAACCCCAATTGCATCCTTAAAACTATTTACAGTTTTTTTGTGGAAAGAAAAATTTTTCCATCCAGCTTTTGCAGGGCTTTGTAAATTAAAATACTTTATTTCTCTGGCCATAATTTCTGCTTCATTAATATTTATGGAAAGGCTGTCACTTACATTGTATCCACGCAAGAAATCATTATGAGGACTTCCACCTGCCAGCTCATTAAGATATTTATCAGCCCATCTTTTATTGCTGTTCAAATACGGCTTTCGAGTGCTGTCTGATGCCATCTTTGTCAGAAAAGCAGTTCTCAAAGCTCCTTTGAGTGAACTGCCAGGCAAATAGAGTCTTCCAAAGCCATCTTTGATAAAACTGCGGATTTTTTGAGGTCTTCCAGACCCTTTAATTCCCAACGTATAACTGGTAATTAGCTTTATTTTGTACTGATTGGTAAAATTATTCCAGTTGAACCGTTCCTGTCCGGATTCCTTGAGAGCGGCTGGATTATCCTGCAGTTGACTGAATGTCTGATCTGCATCAACCACCTGGAGTCCCCCCTGTTTTTGGATATAGTCTACATCAGATTCAAGTACATTTCCATCACCTACATGAAGAGGTGTAATAAGTGATATCACCCAGGTTTCCAATTTATTTGGATAATTCATTAGTTTGCCCCCTTAATCCAGGAAGGTTCAGCGCAAGGCAGAGAAAGGGATCTGAAATCCCTGAATACATCATGTTTAAGTGGCAGATTGTATTTGTTAACTAAATTCTTATTGATTAGGTTTACAACCCTGCCAGATGTTTGACCTGTAAAATAACTGCCTTCTTCAAATACCCTTATTGGCGGCCTGCCGGCACTTGACCCTGATATCCAGCCGGACCTGCTTGTAATATTATATGCGCAAGATGAAGTTTGCCTAATTAGATTGTCATCCGGCCCTGGATTGTAAAGAGACAAAGTTAAGCTGCCATCATACTTCTCAGGCAGTTTGATATTGAGAGCAATCTTTTCTCGTACACGGAAATGACCCAGCCCACTGTTTCTGTCTGCACCAATGCCAGTATCTCCCAGAAAACTAATAACTGATTCCAGGCTTTTTGTATTCGAGGTTTTGGCAATAAAAAAAAGGCCACATTCAGGATGAAAGTGCTGCTGTGCAAAGAAGAATGTGCCTGCATCGCTTTGTCCGCCAAGTCTGTCTACATTAACCCTCTGTCTTTCGCTTAATATCCAGGGGTTGCAATTTATCAAGTCTTCAACCTGGGATTCATTTTTTGTGTAGGCAAATTGTTTATTTACGAAGACCTCTGATCTCTCGATAATTTTTCCGCTGAGAACCATTTCAAGGACTTTCTGAGAAATCCAGTTCACACTTTTGTAAGTCTTTATTTCTGACAGGCTCGATTCTCCCCATATCCTGAATTTTGGAATCGGAAAAAACAGGACATCTCTAATATAAGGGAATGCTGAAGAAATAATGTATTCAGGCTGTGAAAAAAAATCCGCTTTAAGGTCTGGATATAAATTACCCCAGCAAGTGCATAAAGCAGCAGAAATTGTGTCTGAATGGATAAACTCCTGAGCGGTTTCCGGGCTTCCTGTGCCTTTGGAATCAACATGCAGCGCTGATAAGAATTTTAGCTTATATACAAGCATGACTTCTCCTGCTAAGCTTTTAAGGAGTCAGGGATATCAAAATCCATTTTTCTGGCTGGACTGTTATTCTGGTAATCTTCAGCGTTCTTGTTAGACAACTCCTCAATTGAGAATTTAACGCGTCCATATCCTCTTGCGCCATGTCCACCAAGATAATCATCCTGAAGGAGCTGCATGCACTCAAAAACTAAAGGCAGGTATTCCCCTTGATCATCGTCACCATAAAGATTTAGTATCAGTTCAAATGAAAACCTGGCGCCGGCAGGTACTCTTTCGATTTGCCTCGGATTTGCCCTGGAGGTAACACGATCAATGGCCACTTCAGTTTTCACTTCTGTCATGGGCATATCAGTATTTTTTGCATTTTCCAGATCTTCAGGGTTAGCCAGAGCAGCGTCTCGGACAATTAACCTTTGAGGAATGTTCGCTTCCCGTTCTCCGGCAGATACACCAAAGAGTTTTGTAGTAATATTGGCTGGATTCTTTCCTGGATTGCCTTTAAATTTCCCATTGTCACTCACAAGCTCAAACTCATGTCGACATTTTTCTGATAGTGACCTCATTTTTCCACGTAAGGATGATCCAGGAATTAACGGGCGGTTGGTCATGGGATCGCGGATAACGATGGAGTCAGCACCGCCAATACCCATCTCAGTGGAATTGCCGCCAATATGAAGGCCTGTAAGGGTGAAAATTGTACCTTTTATGAATATTCTTGATTTAAAAATCAAATTTTGTTCAGTCATTATTACTTTCCTCCTTCAGCTTTATGATATGCCAGAATTGCTTCAAAAAAATTAAAAAAATTTTTCATTCTGTTAAACTGACCGTCAACTTGGTCAATGGCATGCGAAAGACATGTCACCAAAACTGTAAAGCCTTGAATGTTATTTCCCTTATTATGCCGACCATTAGCATATGCCATTTTAGGTTTTAAGAGGAGCAGGCTGGAATATTTTTCTGAAGCATTATCAGCATTAAGACTCATATCAATTTTTTTGGTTGCACCATAAATATTTCTGATCTGGGAGGTAGAAACAGACTTTGATTCTACAACACCTCGGTCATTTTTAAAAATCATTTGAACAGCGATCTTCTGAGCAGTATCCACCAGCGCCTTGGCATCACCACCAATAATAGCCTTATCAATCTGTTCTCTAAAACTGCATTCCGGCATAAAAAACCTCCTTGTTAGTAAACCCCGTACAGGAATAGGATCATAAGCATTCAGGGGATATCCCCGCTTAACGATGTAAATAGTCAGCTATGGTTAAAGGTAGTTCCAACCAGGAAAAAACCGGGAGTGCTGCCCCATTATTTTTGTTTTGGCTCATCTCGGATATTTTTCCCTGGTCAAACAGAACTTCAGCCCATTTTTCAATTTGGTCGGTTTGATTTTTATATCTTCTTTTTAATTGATATTTCGTCCTCCAATGCCATGGATAAAAGGCGATCTCTTTCCATGCCATGCTATGACTTATATTTTTCTCCATCATAAGTTTTCTGGAAAAGGTTTGGTTGCCAGCGGTCATTTGCCTGAGAAAGGATGAAAAGCCTTTGTTGCTATCCTGGCTTTCCTTTTCCAATAGATGGATTATCTTCTGGGCTAACTGCCAGTCTTCCCATAATATGGCTGTATTTTGAAAGCAAAACCCAGATTTTTTCAAATCTACAGTGTTTATCCAATCGCTTCTGATCATTTTAGCTTTTTTCTCCGCTGCACCTGCCAGTTGAGCAGCCTTATAGATTGGATATTTACCACGGTGCAGAGTGATTCCGCCTGAAATGCCCATGTCCTGGTTATGGCAGCAGAATGCACTAAATTTATCCTGAACAGTTTGTGCAAGTTCAGGCAGCTGATGCCAGGAACCTATGACAAACAGGTCATCTCCGCCGGAATAAATTATTTGGCATTTGTCAAAACTGTCTTTTTTCAAAAGGTTCACAAGGTAACCCGAGAAAAAATTTTTTAATTGCCTGGATAGCGTAGTCATTCTGGAGATAGAGGCCATTGGCCTGCGAACAGGTTGTCCTTTCTGCACTACAACATTTCCCCATCCAGGCACAGATTTACCCTTAATATACAAGGATTCTCTTTGAGGGAAATACAGCCCCTGCATAAAAATCAGCCCTAAATTATCAACATCCATCCTTAAC
This region includes:
- the csm5 gene encoding type III-A CRISPR-associated RAMP protein Csm5, with product MNYPNKLETWVISLITPLHVGDGNVLESDVDYIQKQGGLQVVDADQTFSQLQDNPAALKESGQERFNWNNFTNQYKIKLITSYTLGIKGSGRPQKIRSFIKDGFGRLYLPGSSLKGALRTAFLTKMASDSTRKPYLNSNKRWADKYLNELAGGSPHNDFLRGYNVSDSLSININEAEIMAREIKYFNLQSPAKAGWKNFSFHKKTVNSFKDAIGVYVETLEAGTTITACLSMDGLLADNELRKKARMPSFNPSLDVEKTYSLLNQHSLRIALSEKEFFEKYSPAGKGTAVFYQNLCDRIKAMSSDQGFITRISWGSGWKGMTGDWMDEGMAAQARKQYNLCKHNMPYPKTRRLALDQEGTPCLPLGWVMISRQVEKSFHQAGLQSVSNTTSNIKEGMIKSHAASHEPQVKARPKEEIRADVIGEFQSILKQAGTGLSGSIDEFINRIKIHDDEKLKTEMAKLLLDAAKALGKSYKNARKNNKPWIQKLDVLLGELDLQ
- the csm4 gene encoding type III-A CRISPR-associated RAMP protein Csm4, whose amino-acid sequence is MLVYKLKFLSALHVDSKGTGSPETAQEFIHSDTISAALCTCWGNLYPDLKADFFSQPEYIISSAFPYIRDVLFFPIPKFRIWGESSLSEIKTYKSVNWISQKVLEMVLSGKIIERSEVFVNKQFAYTKNESQVEDLINCNPWILSERQRVNVDRLGGQSDAGTFFFAQQHFHPECGLFFIAKTSNTKSLESVISFLGDTGIGADRNSGLGHFRVREKIALNIKLPEKYDGSLTLSLYNPGPDDNLIRQTSSCAYNITSRSGWISGSSAGRPPIRVFEEGSYFTGQTSGRVVNLINKNLVNKYNLPLKHDVFRDFRSLSLPCAEPSWIKGAN
- the csm3 gene encoding type III-A CRISPR-associated RAMP protein Csm3, which encodes MTEQNLIFKSRIFIKGTIFTLTGLHIGGNSTEMGIGGADSIVIRDPMTNRPLIPGSSLRGKMRSLSEKCRHEFELVSDNGKFKGNPGKNPANITTKLFGVSAGEREANIPQRLIVRDAALANPEDLENAKNTDMPMTEVKTEVAIDRVTSRANPRQIERVPAGARFSFELILNLYGDDDQGEYLPLVFECMQLLQDDYLGGHGARGYGRVKFSIEELSNKNAEDYQNNSPARKMDFDIPDSLKA
- the csm2 gene encoding type III-A CRISPR-associated protein Csm2 translates to MPECSFREQIDKAIIGGDAKALVDTAQKIAVQMIFKNDRGVVESKSVSTSQIRNIYGATKKIDMSLNADNASEKYSSLLLLKPKMAYANGRHNKGNNIQGFTVLVTCLSHAIDQVDGQFNRMKNFFNFFEAILAYHKAEGGK